GGCCCGACGCGCTCGAGCTCGCGCCCGGGCAACGCCAGAGGTACCTCGCGATGGGGCTCGTGCTCATCGCCACCGCGGCGGTCTCGGCCGCCGCGGCCTCGTTCGCGCTCGCGATGGCGCTGAAGACGCCGACGTGGGTCGCCGTCGTCGTCGGCATCTGCTGGGGACTCGTGATCCTCGCCATCGACCGGATGCTCGTCGTCGGCATGCCGAGGCAGCCCCGTGCACCGGCGAACCTGCTGCTCGCGATCCCCCGCGTGGCGCTCGCCCTCGTGATCGGCGTCGTCGTCGCCACCCCGCTCACGCTGCAGGTGTTCGAGCGCGAGATCGCCGCCGAGACTGAGGTCATGGTGCTCGAGGCCAAGCAGGCGTTCGAGGAGGAGCTGGCCGCGGACCCCCGTTACGACGAGATCCCGGCCCTCACCGAGAGCGTCGCCGCGCAGCGGGCGCTCATCGCCGACGGCGGGCGGGCCGAGCTCGCGGCCGACGCCGACTACGTCGCCGCTCAGGCCGCGACCGCCGCCGCGCAGGCGGCCTACGACGAGGCGAATCGCGTCTGGCTCTCCGAGCTCGACGGCACCGAGGGCACGGGCATCGTCGGCGACGGCCCCATCACGCAGTCGAAGAAGCTCGACCGCGACGGCAAGCTCGCGGCCCTCGACGCCGCGAAGGCCGCGGAGGCCGAGGCGAAGGCCCAGGCCGAGGCGCGCATCGAGGCGGGCTCGGTCGAGGCCGTCGCCCAGGCCGAGCAGACGCTCGCCGCCGACAGCGCCGAACTCGAGCGGCTCACGGCGGCCCGCGACCTCGAGGCCGCCCGCTACGACGCGGCGGCCGACCAGAGCACCGGCATGCTCGCCAGGCTCGACGCGCTGTGGCGCATCGGCGAGCGCAACGGTATGCTCGGGTTCGCCCACCTCATGATCGCCCTGCTGTTCGTCTGCATCGAGCTCATGCCCGTGCTCACGAAGACGCTGCAGAACCTCATGGCGCCCACGGCCTACGACGAGGTCGCGCAGATCACCGACGAGACGATCGTGGCAGCCGAGCGCGAACGGGCCGCCGAGCGGCTCCGCAGCGCGCGCGACGAGTCGGCGCCGAGACTCGACGTCGCCGAGTACCGTGCCGGACTCCGCCGCGAATCGGGCCGTCGGGTCGCCGATGCCTTCGTCGCAAAGCAGGAGGAGGCCGAACTCGCCGCCGTCGACGAGTGGGCCGAGCAGCGGGCGCCGTTCATCGCGGCGCGCGCAGTGCGCGAGTGGGAGCAGGATGCCGACGGCGCTCCCGCCGTCACGGCACCGAACCGGGGCTGAACTCCCCGCCTCCCGTGCACCTTTTCAGGACCACAGCGGTCAGACGTGCAATATGCAGCCATGACCGCTGTGGTCCTGAAAAGGTGCGGAGCGTTCCTCGCTTGGGGGTGTCGCATGGCAGCCCCGCTTCATAGGCTGGGGGTCTGCGACGTCGTCGTCGCACGATTCCACGGGGGAGGAAACGAATGACGGTTCATCACGAGCTGCCCACCGGCGCCGATTTCGCGACGCTGGCAGGTCCGCATCATCCGGCCATCACGATCTACGCTGCGACCTCACCGGTGGTGAACGAGCGCGAACGCGCCGAAGTCTCGGTCAAGAGCGCGTTCGATCACGCGATCGACCAGGTCAAGCAGGGCGGGGCCTCGACGGCCGACCTCGACGCCCTCCGCCGCGAGCGCGACGGCGTGCTGGGCGACTTCGGCCTCTGGGGTGCCCTGTCGCGCTCGCTCGCCATCTTCGTCGCACCGGGCTTCACCGAGGTCTTCGTGCTGCCGAACCGCCTCGACGACGCCTGGCATGTCGGGTCGCACTTCACGCTCGGCCAGTTGCTGCGCGCACCCAGCCAGGACCAGGAGGCGTACGCGCTCACCCTCTCGTCGAACGAGTGGGCCCTCTGGCATGCGACGCCCACGGCACGTGCGACGCACCTCGAGACCGACCCGTCGCATCCGGCCAACCTCGACGCGGCGACCAACCGCGAACCCGGAGAGAACAGCCCGCGCGGCGGACAGCACGGTGACCGCGGCGAGGTCGGCGACGAGCGCGGCAAGAAGCTGCTCGACATCTACGCCAAGCGCATCGCCGACGCCACCAAGCACGAGCTGGCCGCCCTCGACCCCGATGGGCGTGTCCCGCTCTTCGTCTTCGCCGCGGAGCCGCTGCTGAGTGCGTTCCTCGACCGGTCGCGCAACGGCCGCCGCATCGTCGGCGTCCCCGGCTCGCCCGACCGCATCACCGCCGCCGAGATCGACGCGGCCCTGCGCGAGCAGCTGGCCCGGCTCAACATCGACGAGGCCTCGCAGGCACTCGGAACCCTCGCCGAGGGCGCCGCGGGGCGTGTCGAACGCGACCTCGCCGCGATCGCGAGGCTCGCGGCCGACGGCGCGGTCGAGATCCTCTGGTTCGACTTCACCACCTCGGTCAACGGCACGCTCGACCGCGAGACGGGCGCCGTGGAGTTCGCGGTCGCGAACGGCGACGGCGACGCACTCGTCGACGGCACCCCGGCCGGCGACCTGCTGCCGCAACTGGCGCTGCTGGTGATCGCCAAGGGCGGCCGCGTCGTCACCGTGCGCGGTGAGGACCTCGGCGAGGGGTGGACCGGCCCGGTCGTGGCCGAGCTGCGGTTCGCGCTCGCCTGAGCGCGACGGCGGGCTGCCTCGGGCGGCCCGCCCGGCCGGCGGCCGGTTCTGTACG
This genomic interval from Agromyces sp. Leaf222 contains the following:
- a CDS encoding DUF4407 domain-containing protein produces the protein MSRLGDRLATFGGARPDALELAPGQRQRYLAMGLVLIATAAVSAAAASFALAMALKTPTWVAVVVGICWGLVILAIDRMLVVGMPRQPRAPANLLLAIPRVALALVIGVVVATPLTLQVFEREIAAETEVMVLEAKQAFEEELAADPRYDEIPALTESVAAQRALIADGGRAELAADADYVAAQAATAAAQAAYDEANRVWLSELDGTEGTGIVGDGPITQSKKLDRDGKLAALDAAKAAEAEAKAQAEARIEAGSVEAVAQAEQTLAADSAELERLTAARDLEAARYDAAADQSTGMLARLDALWRIGERNGMLGFAHLMIALLFVCIELMPVLTKTLQNLMAPTAYDEVAQITDETIVAAERERAAERLRSARDESAPRLDVAEYRAGLRRESGRRVADAFVAKQEEAELAAVDEWAEQRAPFIAARAVREWEQDADGAPAVTAPNRG